A segment of the Sphingomonas cannabina genome:
GGGCCGGACGGCGGTCAGGGAGGGCTCGCCGTGATGCGCGACAAGGACCAGACGCTGCTCGCCAAGAACAGCGCGATGGGCATGGGCCACGGCCATTTCGACAAGCTCAACTGGCTCCTCTACGACAACGGCCATCCGATCGTCGTCGACTATGGCGCCGCGCGCTTCCTCAACGTCGAGAGCAAGGACGGCGGCCGCTACCTCAAGGAGAACGAGAGCTGGGCGAAGCAGAGCGTCGCCCACAACACGCTGGTGGTGAACGAGACCAGCCAGTTCGCCGGCAAGTGGAAGGTCGGCCAGACGCTGGCGCCCAGGCAGGTCTTCTTCTCGGGCGACGGCCCGACCAAGGTCAGCACCGGGGAGATCGCCGGTGCCTGGCCGGGCGTCACCTTCCGCCGCACGCTGGTGCAGCTTCCCGTCGCCGGCATGGCGAGCCCGCTCGTCGTCGACCTGATGAGCGTGAAGGGCGGCGGCCAGGCCACCTACGACCTGCCGCTCCACTACAACGGGCACATCACCGACGTCGGCTTCCCGATCCGGTCCAACGTCGCGGAGCGGCCGGTGCTCGGCAAGCAGGCCGGCTATCAGCACATCTGGGTCGATGCGACCGGCACGCTGCCCGCGGGCGGCGGAGCGCTCACCTGGATGACGGACGACCGCTTCTACACCTATCGCATGTTGCCGCCCGCCGGCGCGCAGGTGATCCTGGGCGAGAGCGGCGCCAACGATCCCAACTTCAACCTGCGCCGCGAGCCGCTGCTGATCGAGCGGGTGACGGGCAAGGACGTGCAGTTCGTCAACCTGCTCGAGCCGCACGGCGTCTACGATCCCTCGGCCGAGACCACGGTCGGCAGCAGCAGCCGGATCGCGGCGCTCCGCCATGCCCGGGGGGACGACGGCGACCTGATCGCGATCGACCTGGCCGGCGGCGGCACGATCACGTTAGCCATCGCCGACTCCGCCGATCCCGCGGCGATGCACCGCGCGACGATCGACGGCCGCACGGTCGAGTGGAAGGGACACTTCGCCCGCTTCGACGGAACCGCCAAATGACGCGCCCGATCCAGGGCCTGCGCTGGTTCGTGATCGGCCTGATCGCGCTGGCGACCGTCATCAACTACATCGACCGCAACGCGCTGGCGGTGATGTGGCCGGCGGTGTCGAAGGACATCGGCGCCGACAAGGCCGATTACGCGCTGCTCGTGACCGCGTTCATGATCGCCTATGCGGTCGGCCAGTCGCTGTTCGGGCGGCTGCTCGACGTGATCGGCACGCGGCTGGGCTTCGTCGTCTCGATCTTCGTCTGGTCCGCCTCGATCGCCGCCCACGCGCTGGTGCGCTCGATCGGCGCGCTGACGGCGCTGCGCCTGACGCTCGGCGTCAGCGAGGCGGGCACCTGGCCCGGCGCGGTCAAGGCCAACGCCCTCTGGTTCCCGCAGCGCGAGCGGGCGCTGGCGCAGGGCATCTTCAACTCCGGCGCGGCGATCGGCGCGATCGTCGCGGCGCCGCTGGTCGCCTGGCTCTATTCGCTGTTCGGATGGCAGGCGACCTTCCTCGTCGTCGGCCTGCTCGGCTTCGCCTGGCTGCTGCCGTGGCTGTGGCTCTATCGCGGCGATCCCGATGCGCACCCCTGGCTGAGCGAGGCCGAACGTGCCCACATCGCCGGCGACGCGCCCCGCGAGACGAGCGAGGATGCCGGCTCGCCGGGCATCATCGGCCTGCTCCGTTACCGGCAGAGCTGGGCGATCCTGCTGTCGCGCTTCTTCCTCGATCCCGTGTGGTGGCTGTTCGTCTCCTGGCTGCCGATCTACCTGTCCGAGACTTTCCATTTCGACGTGAAGCAGATCGGCCTGTTCGGCTGGGTGCCGTTCGTCGGCGCGATGCTGGGGAGCCTCGGCGGCGGCTGGCTGTCGGGGGCGCTGATCCGGCGCGGCTGGCCGGTGCTGCGCGCGCGGCTCGTCGCGATCGCGCTCGGCGGCGCGATCATGCTGCCGGCGCTGCTGCTGACGATGACGGCGGCGAGCCCGCTCTACGCGGTGCTGCTGATCGCGGTGATCCTGTTCGGCTTCCAGATCGCGATCAACAACATCCAGACGCTGCCGAGCGACTATTTCGCCGGCGGCGCGGTCGGCACGCTCGCTGGGATCGGCGGCACCGCCGCGGTCGCGGGCACGCTCATCACCACCTGGCTGGTGCCGGTCATGACACGGCAGGGCTACGCGCCGATCTTCGCGCTGGGCGCGGCGATCGTGCCGCTGGGCGTGCTCGCGGTGTGGCTGCTCGGGCGTAGCCGCCCTGCCCCCATTTCCATCTCACCATCATCGAAAGGGTTCGACGCATGAAGCTCAAGGACAAGGTCGCGATCGTCACCGGCGGCGGGCGGGACATCGGCCGCTCGGTGTCGCTGCGGCTGGCGGCAGAGGGCGCGCGCGTCGTCGTCAACTATCGCCGCGACGAGGCCGCCGCGGCCGCGACCGTCCAGGAGATCGAGGCGGCCGGCGGCACCGCGCTGCTCGTCCAGGGCGACGTGACCGATGCCAATGCGGTGGCATCGCTGGTCGGTGCGACGACCAAGGCGTTCGGCGATCGCATCGACGTGCTGGTCAACGTCGCTGGCGGCATGGTCGCGCGCAAGACGCTGGCCGAGATGGACGCCGCCTTCTTCGACACGGTGATGGATCTCAACCTGCGTTCGGCCTTCCTGGTGACCAAGGCGGTGCTGCCGCACATGGGCCAGGGCGGCGCGATCGTGAACCTGTCGTCGCTCGCCGGACGCGACGGCGGCGGGCCGGGCGCGACCATCTATGCCACCGCCAAGGGCGCGCTGATGAGCTTCACCCGCGGCCTCGCCAAGGAGCTCGGGCCGCAGGGCATCCGCGTCAACGCGCTCTGCCCCGGGCTGATCGGCACCAGCTTCCACGACATCTTCTCCAAGCCCGAGGGCCGCGCCGCCGTCGCCGGCAACACGCCGCTGCGACGTGAAGGGCATCCGGACGAGGTGGCGGCGGCGGTGGCCTATCTCGCCTCCGACGACGCGTCGTTCCTGACCGGTGTCAACCTGGACATCAACGGCGGTCTGTTCTTCTCGTGAGGAGGTTCGGCATGAGGACGATGCTGGCAACGGCGGCGGTTCTCTCGCTGGTGGCAGGAACCGCGGCAGCTCAGACCCAGCCCCGCGAGCGTACCGACGCGCCGCCGATCAGCGCCTATAAGGTCATCCTGGTCGGCGATTCGACGATGGCGCCGGGCAGCGGCTGGGCGTCGATGTTCTGCGCCGAGCATGTCAAATCCTCGATCGCCTGCCTCAACCTCGGCCGCGGTGGCCGCTCGACACGCAGCTACCGTGCGGAAGGATCATGGGATCTCGCGATCGCCGAGGCGAAGCTGCCCGGCTATCGCAAGACCTGGGTGCTGATCCAGTTCGGCCACAACGACCAGTCGGACAAGCCCGAGCGCTGGACCGACATGGCCACGGAGTTCCCCGCCAACCTCAAGCGCATGGTCGAGGAGGTCCGCGCGGCCGGCGCCGAGCCGGTGCTGCTCACGCCGCTGTCGCGCCGCGCATTCCGCGCCGGCAAGCTCGACAACACGCTCGAGCCATGGGCGGCGGAGGTGCGCAAGGTCGCGGCGGCCATGCAGGTGCCGCTCGTCGATCTCAATGCGCACAGCGCCGCGCTGGTGCAGAAGCTCGGACCGGTCGAGGCGACCAAGCTCGCGATGGCCGAGCCGCTGCCCGAGGAACTTGCCGCCGCCAAAGCGGGCACCACGCTCAAGCCGCGCACGGCGGAGGAAGCGCGCGTCCCCGATCCGGCGCCGACACCCAACGGTCCGCGCGGCAGCTATGGGCGCAAGTTCGACTACACCCATGTCGGCGATGCCGGCGCGCGCGTCTTCTCGGCGATGGTCGCCAACGACCTCGCCGCTGTCGTGCCGGAGCTGCGGGGCCAGCTCGTTCCCTGATCTCCTCCCCTGCCGGACCCGTTCTCTCCCCGGGGCGGGTCCGGCCTTTTCTCGACTGGCCGGCCATACCCAGCATAATTGGTATATATACAGGTATTGATAAGTACCTTGACAATTGGCCGGCCACAGGCGCATCGGAAGGCATAACCATAATCGGGAGGGATGGATGATCGGGATCGTGCGGCACGACGGCATTTCGTCTGGAGCGTTGCTGCTGGCCGGGGTTGCCGGCGCTTGCCTCGCTATGGCGCAGCCCGCGCTGGCGCAGGATGCTCCGCCTGCAGGAAGCCAGGTCCCGGCCGATCAGCCCACCGAGGAACAGCAGCAGGACATCGTCGTCCGCGGCATCCGCGAGACCATCCAGACCTCGATCAACGTCAAGCGCACCGAGACCGCGATCGTCGACGCCTTGAGCGCCGAGGATATCGGCGACCTGCCGGCGCTGTCGATCGGCGAGGCGATCCAGACGATCACTGGCGCCACCACCCACCGCGAGAAGGGCGGCGCGACCGAGATCGCGCTGCGCG
Coding sequences within it:
- a CDS encoding rhamnogalacturonan acetylesterase, which encodes MRTMLATAAVLSLVAGTAAAQTQPRERTDAPPISAYKVILVGDSTMAPGSGWASMFCAEHVKSSIACLNLGRGGRSTRSYRAEGSWDLAIAEAKLPGYRKTWVLIQFGHNDQSDKPERWTDMATEFPANLKRMVEEVRAAGAEPVLLTPLSRRAFRAGKLDNTLEPWAAEVRKVAAAMQVPLVDLNAHSAALVQKLGPVEATKLAMAEPLPEELAAAKAGTTLKPRTAEEARVPDPAPTPNGPRGSYGRKFDYTHVGDAGARVFSAMVANDLAAVVPELRGQLVP
- a CDS encoding SDR family NAD(P)-dependent oxidoreductase; this translates as MKLKDKVAIVTGGGRDIGRSVSLRLAAEGARVVVNYRRDEAAAAATVQEIEAAGGTALLVQGDVTDANAVASLVGATTKAFGDRIDVLVNVAGGMVARKTLAEMDAAFFDTVMDLNLRSAFLVTKAVLPHMGQGGAIVNLSSLAGRDGGGPGATIYATAKGALMSFTRGLAKELGPQGIRVNALCPGLIGTSFHDIFSKPEGRAAVAGNTPLRREGHPDEVAAAVAYLASDDASFLTGVNLDINGGLFFS
- a CDS encoding MFS transporter — translated: MTRPIQGLRWFVIGLIALATVINYIDRNALAVMWPAVSKDIGADKADYALLVTAFMIAYAVGQSLFGRLLDVIGTRLGFVVSIFVWSASIAAHALVRSIGALTALRLTLGVSEAGTWPGAVKANALWFPQRERALAQGIFNSGAAIGAIVAAPLVAWLYSLFGWQATFLVVGLLGFAWLLPWLWLYRGDPDAHPWLSEAERAHIAGDAPRETSEDAGSPGIIGLLRYRQSWAILLSRFFLDPVWWLFVSWLPIYLSETFHFDVKQIGLFGWVPFVGAMLGSLGGGWLSGALIRRGWPVLRARLVAIALGGAIMLPALLLTMTAASPLYAVLLIAVILFGFQIAINNIQTLPSDYFAGGAVGTLAGIGGTAAVAGTLITTWLVPVMTRQGYAPIFALGAAIVPLGVLAVWLLGRSRPAPISISPSSKGFDA